In one Silene latifolia isolate original U9 population chromosome 10, ASM4854445v1, whole genome shotgun sequence genomic region, the following are encoded:
- the LOC141607707 gene encoding protein FAR1-RELATED SEQUENCE 5-like, which translates to MAAESRGGGRARRRRSCEGGGRRAGVHGAAGLVLLLILHNYHIIPISSFVQTRNVGAEFKPHIGQLFGTLEEAISFYDVYAEACGFEPRKSSQKRSVSGDVKYKFVVCNREGFRDLKRKANVLDSGKEQATPRTFDIRNTKLTRIGCTSMIEFRYNGDGYVVFQFREWVIQGPTRAFRNVKEYVDGYENVGAQLVDFKNFGRDIKCFIGDRDAQLFVNYFEDKRDTTEGFYFAYEVDSGKCLVRTFWCDAESRRNYALFGDYITYDPTYSTNKYCMLFTPFTGVDHHKRSVTFASALLFHEDEDSFTWVFQKFLDAMGQREPHCIITNQCAGIKLGLRAVFKHVRRRYCMWHIMQKLTDKVGPAISKETDFVSRLNEIVWDAELEPLEFEGEWCQLVNEHNLEGNSWLSTMFRKRRKWIPAYFRDVPMGCLLRTTQRSKSQNKFFKRFENAHGTLVKFLMRFQSAIDVQRHTQKQLDRDDDCTLPQLATSLKLEAHASKVCTNSAFAYFQVEASASICSLSVGGFTPSANGIELIGIVDARTQKTYQVVYNSLTNDAECSCKLFKRKGIICRHVIWV; encoded by the exons ATGGCGGCTGAATCTAGGGGTGGCGGTCGTGCGAGGAGGCGGCGGTCGTGCGAGGGGGGTGGCCGTCGTGCAGGCGTGCATGGGGCAGCAGGTCTG gTTTTGCTGCTCattcttcacaattatcatattattccaATTAGTTCGTTTGTTCAG ACAAGGAATGTTGGAGCTGAGTTTAAACCTCATATTGGCCAGTTGTTTGGGACGTTGGAAGAAGCTATTAGTTTTTATGATGTGTATGCAGAAGCATGTGGTTTTGAACCTAGGAAGTCTTCCCAAAAAAGGTCTGTTTCTGGTGATGTGAAGTATAAATTTGTTGTTTGCAACCGTGAAGGTTTTAGAGATCTTAAGAGGAAGGCTAATGTTTTAGATAGTGGAAAGGAGCAGGCAACTCCCAGGACTTTTGATATTAGGAACACTAAATTAACTAGGATTGGTTGTACTTCTATGATTGAGTTTCGCTATAATGGGGATGGTTATGTTGTTTTTCAGTTTCGTGAGTG GGTTATTCAAGGCCCAACAAGGGCATTTAGAAATGTCAAGGAATATGTAGATGGCTATGAGAATGTTGGAGCTCAACTGGTTGATTTTAAGAATTTTGGAAGGGATATCAAATGTTTCATAGGAGACCGGGATGCTCAACTGTTTGTTAACTATTTTGAGGATAAACGTGATACCACTGAAGGTTTTTACTTTGCTTATGAGGTGGATTCTGGGAAATGTTTGGTTCGTACGTTTTGGTGTGATGCAGAGTCTCGTAGAAACTATGCTTTGTTTGGTGATTACATCACTTACGATCCAACTTACAGTACGAATAAGTATTGTATGCTTTTCACTCCTTTTACTGGTGTAGACCACCACAAAAGGTCAGTTACTTTTGCTTCTGCCTTGCTATTTCATGAGGATGAAGATTCGTTCACGTGGGTCTTTCAAAAGTTCCTTGATGCTATGGGACAGCGAGAACCACACTGTATAATAACTAATCAGTGTGCTGGAATAAAGCTGGGTTTGCGTGCTGTCTTCAAACATGTTAGGcgcagatattgcatgtggcatatcatgcaaaAGCTTACTGATAAGGTTGGGCCTGCAATATCCAAAGAGACTGATTTTGTCAGCCGTTTGAATGAGATTGTTTGGGATGCTGAGTTAGAACCTCTTGAATTTGAAGGAGAGTGGTGTCAGTTGGtcaatgagcataatcttgaagGTAATTCCTGGTTGTCAACCATGTTTAGAAAAAGGAGAAAATGGATCCCAGCTTATTTTCGTGATGTTCCTATGGGTTGTCTATTACGAACAACTCAACGTTCTAAGAGTCAGAATAAGTTTTTCAAGCGTTTTGAAAATGCACATGGTACACTTGTTAAATTCTTGATGCGGTTTCAAAGCGCCATTGATGTACAGCGCCATACTCAAAAACAGCTTGATAGAGACGATGATTGTACTCTTCCACAATTAGCAACTTCTCTTAAGTTGGAAGCTCATGCTTCCAAAGTTTGTACAAATTCTGCTTTCGCATATTTTCAAGTAGAAGCTTCTGCTTCTATTTGTTCCCTTAGTGTTGGTGGCTTTACACCATCTGCAAACGGTATAGagttaattggtattgttgatgcCAGAACGCAAAAGACCTACCAAGTTGTCTACAATTCTCTAACCAATGACGCTGAATGTTCTTGCAAGTTGTTCAAGAGGAAGGGTATTATTTGTAGACATGTTATCTGGGTTTAG